A segment of the uncultured Desulfobulbus sp. genome:
ACTGAAGCTAAGGAAACTGCCATGCCAAAAGCCACCCGTTGGGGGACTCTTAAAAATGCGGATGGCCCACTGACGGAGAAGCAAATAGATGCCTTGGCAGAGTTGATGCACATGGATATGCAAACTTCCAAAGCTTGGCGCATTAAAGAAATGCTCCGCTGGGTTCGCAAGGCAGTAACAATGCGAGGAGCTCAGTGGAGATTGACCAATTTCATCAACGTCGCTTTAGAAATGGCAGGGGACAACGATCTCCTCAGGCCAGTTCGCACAGCTTTAAACACAGTCAAAAAGCACCGCAAGGCCATTCTCGCTCGTTGGGTCTCAGGACACAACAACGCTAGAATTGAAGCACTTAATGGCATCTTCCAAGCAGCAAAATGCAGAGCCAGGGGCTACAGAAATGACGATACGTTCATCAGCATTATTTACCTGCTGGCTGCTCCGATACAGAATTTGATCAAATCCACTTGATACGACGAAGAGCCTGATTTTGACAAAGAGTTTTGGTTCCTCGTCATTTGGTTTGGATTTGATCTTGATAATCAAATCCACACCAAATGACGAGGAACCTGATAAAAATAGCCTGCACCACATCAGCCATCCAGTGGTGCAGACCATTTTTATCTACCTGAACAATATTTCGATTTACCTAGCACACCGTGCTTTTACCTCTACCTTGGTTGGCCTTCCACGCTTTTTCGGCGCAGCTTGCACAAAATCATGGTGTTTTTCTACTTGCGCGGCTGCATCACGTGATTTTTGATCTATCCATAGGTCGACTGAGTCTACGAGCCACGCCAACCGGCGCCCTAGCTTCATTGGAGGCGGCACAGCGCCAAACTGCTTCCTAGCAAGGTGACCATGAACCGCCGCTATGCTCTTACCCAGAATTATCGACATTTCTTCGATATTGTAAAATCGCTTTTTAACCATTGATTATTTCTCCTCAAGAGTTAATTAACTGAAAATGTTTGAGTATTCATGCGACTCATTTACCTTTTCACAAATCATGGAAAATCTCTCAATCCCCCAAAAATGCAACTTGCCCATAAATGGCAGCAAAAAATCCATCTTAGGCATGTCAACTGAGGAAGAAACATCTATTCGAGATGCCCTAATGGGTAAAAACAGCATCTTTGCTGTAAAAATTATCGCAAAAGAATTTGAACGGCGTTTTAAAGGAAAAGGCAGGACTGAACAAAGTATTGTTCGAGCCCTTGCACCTGGGGGAAAAGCTGTATCCTGGACACGATTAGATCAAAATATCTGTGAGTTGTGCCAAAGTTTCTCCAGGACTGCTATTTTATTAGAAAAAAATAGATTTTTTTTGGGAGAAGACTGGGAGAACATGCCGGAAGTGCAGCACCAGCAAATAGATTTTTTTGACAAAGTTCGTTTAATTCTACGATCTCTTCTCCCTAAAAACGGAATCAAACTCCCGCATGAGGCAAAGGAATATCCTACCGCAGAGGACAAAGCCAGGGCATTTGACACATGCTTTCTTTGTTGGCGTTCCGTTTCACGAACTAGGCAGGAAAAAAAGACCCCGCTTTGCTATGTGCATCGTGATCTGATGAGCACTAGTAAAGAATACAGGCGGAGAAAAAGAATGCGGCATCGGATGCTGGAAATTTTAGCTGAATTAAATGCTACGATTCCAACTCCATCCGAAGTGAGAGAACAAAACCAACTCCATCCACGCGACTTTTATTTAAGGGAACTTGCTAAATCGGACAGTAATTTTCCAGCCTTAGTAAAATATCTACATGAGTTGGATCCTCTCGGAAAATCATCGGATGACATTATACGTGCCTTAGAACATCCGATCCCATATCATAAGCTGACGGACCTGGAAAATGCGGCTTGGGATTTTCACCTTGCAGACTTCAGTGCGTATTTTGAGTTGAACTATAACCGGATTTTACTGGCAGAAGCGTGGTTACGAGCTGAAGAGGCTTATAAGCATGGTGGAAAACGATAACTACAACTCTTCAACAATCGTTTTTCCTTGGTCCAATTCTGGTCCAATTTTGGTCCACACCCCCTGAAAAAAAGTGATTTTCCATGAATACTCATTTATATTCATCTACCTAATATTATTTAATAACGTATGATAAGTGGTGGATATTACGGAACGGTAATTGGGACTTAAAATCCCTCGGCCTTAGGCTGTACGAGTTCGATTCTCGTTCCGGGTACCAAGCTTAAAGAGGTGCAATTCTGAGATTATCTTAGGATTGCACCTCTTTTGCTTTCCACCTGAAAGCTGCTGCAGGAAGAGTAACAGTAGACTGAAACGACGAGCTTCTTCCTTAAGGCAGTGGTGCCTGCCCCCCCTTGCTTTATCATTCTTCTTCCCTTTCGGTTATGCCTCCAAAAGAGAGGTACTACACCATACAAGAAAGACGGCTTGAAAAAATCAGCCCCCATCCCCCAACCAGGGAATGAGGGCTAAGTAGCACCACCGGAGCTATGGAAATAGGTTTAATCCGTAAGGAGCAATTCAATCGCAGGTAACGCCGCATGTATAGCACCAGAACTGGAACCAGGATGATCGGTGGCATCTTTGGGATCCGTCCCCGCATTCAATTCTTCTGCGTCAGAATAACCATCGCCGTCATCGTCAGTGTCTGCATTATCGCCGATTCCATCGTGATCTGTATCGAGCCATTCGTTTTTGTTATCAGGAAAGGCATCCTCACCATCCGGCACACCATCACCATCCCTGTCGCCGATTGGAGTAACAGCGGTTCCAGTGAGAACAACAGAGACTGTAGCCTCGTCAAGGTCGTCCGAATCAATGAGCAAATTAGCATTTTTCACGCCCGCTAGAGTTGGGGTAAACAGCACATGCACGGCGCATGCCCCAGATGCAGGCAAGGTCTGGCCACTACATCCTCCCACCAACATGAATTGCGACGAATCTGTACCGGTTAGGACCATCCCCCCAATACGAAGATCGGCAGAACCGTCATTGGTGACCGTTATGGATTTGCTTTGCGTTGCTCCTAAGGTCACCGAGCCAAAGGACAGTGAGCCTGGAGCCACCGTTATGTCTGGTGCTGGTGTTTGGAAGGTTCCACGCCGGTAGACTACGCCGAATTCGGCATCAGACATGAGTTTCGATGTGCCTCCGATCGGTGTCAGAGCGTCTGCTGCCAGGGGTTGAGACACGACTGAATAACCGGTCGTCGTATATCCGGTCTCCCAGGTATCGAGTGGCGCATAGGCAATGCTTGTATCGTCACCATTATACCCTGGCACACCGTAGTCCCCATCCACAATACCAACCGCAACGCTTTCGCCAGTGATCAAATTGGAGGCAACTATGGTGGAAATTCCACTTGCAGGGTCATACAGATCCCACGCCATTCGATAATTGGTCGTCTGACTGTAGGCCGGGTAGCCGATATCGTAATTCAGATCAGGTGGGATCAGGGCTATAGTTTGTTCGGTCACTAAATCAATAGCATAGATACTCCACGTCCCGATTTTAGTCCCATCGCTGAGCTGGATAATATTATAGGCGTCGTACACCAGGTAACGATTGTCTGAGGTAAAATCCATGGTATCGGCATACACAACATCGGCCACATTCTCCCCCTCGGATCCTGGCACTGCCAGAGTGAATTCACGTGTAGATCCTCCATCACGTGTATCCACAACTACAATGGAATTCGTTGGATCACCATAGGCATCCAACATAACAAACCCGTATAATTCCCCCCCCGGAGACATGGCCACTGCATGGATCTGATTAGAATATCCCAGACACTGCTCTTCTGAAAATCCCGCCGTGTCAATCATGCAGGCATCATTCCAGTAATCAACAAAAAACCCCAGGGTCCCGTCGCCGGAAACTGACGGTCGTGCCCGTTTTACTGGGTAGTAGGACAACGGACGGTACTCCCCTGTAGCGGTTTCATAACGGCCAAGATAATTGTAATAATCGGAATAGTACCAATCGTAAGTCAGGAAGGTGAACATCAACGAATCATCACCAGATACAGGCGTTGTCGGTTCAGGCCCCGGTGCTGTACCGCTATCGGTGTCCGTTATTTCCACTGCGTCAAATGCTTCGCCCACCTTGACGGCCTCCGTGGAATTGACGCCATACAATTCTTCAGCTGCCTGAATGCCCGCCAATCGCATATCGATAAACTGGGAATTTGCGACAAGATGCACGGTTTGGGCCCTATGAAAGATGGCAGCAGCCTTGGTCGTCCCAATGGCACCATCTAAGCCAGCGGCCAACATGTAAAAGGCGTGCGTGATAATCGTCATATTGATGTGCACACCACCATAGTCCTCGTTTTGCAACATTTGGAGCAGTTCGCCTCCGCGGCTATAATACTCACTCATTTTTGAGGGATAATTGTACTGGTATCCAGCAATGATTTTCACTGCCGAAGGATTCTGCATGTTGCGACTCGTCGCTTCTTGAAACACCGTACCGTTAATCCAGTCTGTGGAACCCGTCGCGTATTCTTCCACCATCTCCCCAAATATGTCAGAAAAGGCCTCGTTCAGCGCACCGGATTGATCAGCATAGGTCAAATTACAGGTATACGAGGTAACACCATGCGTTAACTCGTGTGCCACAATATCCAGGGCCGCAGCATAGGGTTTAGCATCACCAAAGAAGACCGCATTATAACTCGTGGTCCAGAAGGCATTATTGAAGTTGGTCCCGACACGCACAAACCCAACTACATTCCCACCATTGCCACCTATGGAATCCCACCCGTGACGATTTTTAAAATAGTCGTACGTTTTGCCCAAGTTATAGGAAAGGCTTACCGCATCCGCAAGCCAGCCAGAGGCTGTGTTGGTTGAGGTCACATACGAACTGTTGAACGATCCACCTGATGAAGGCAGTTCTGTATGGTTCATGTCCAGCACGAAAATACCGCCATCAACCTGATCCATCTCTGGAGGGTTCGACGATGTCTTGTACATCGGCTTGCTGGTGTCGATCATGTAATATTTACTGTTTTCAGACCATACATTCAGGCTCCGAGTTACCCCGGTCAGATCCTGACCTGAACCACTGACAGCACCACTCTTCACATCATTGTACGACAACAGTGTCTTGCCATTAAGTGCATCGACCACAACCACCCAATCATGGGCAACATCCACTGAAACCTTTGCTTTCCAGGCGAGTCGGCTCGCCCGGTCACCAGGGGCATAGATAATGAGCTCTTTCTGTACGTTGGTTGTATCGACACCACCGTCAGGTACTGCCGAACGGGCAATCTTTTCCGCCTGTTCGCTTGTCACAGTCGGATTCTTTACGAACCGTTTGGGCGTTGCCACGTACGCGCCATTCATTAAATCTACATCACCATCGGCATTCAAGTGCACGTTGAGTTCGGCAGGCCATGCAGGAATTCCTTTATATTTTTGTTGAAAACGTACATGTCGTCTTCCTAGCCCGTCCACATTGTAGCGTTTAAACTCCAGTTCTTCCCTGGGATTATCAAGGCGAAGGATTCCTGCATGTTCTTTCAAAAAGGCCTCAGAGGTTTTGAGGTCGCGCTCTTTGCCAGGCGCCATACCGCTCACAGCTTTTTGCAATGCCGAAGATTTACCCGCCTTCGTGTCAGCTTCCTTTATTTTGATTTGTCTGGGCGTCCCGGCCAATGATCGATAACGCACATCAAGGCCCTGCGCTGTTATAGCACCTTTGACACCAACCACCGTACTGGGCCTGATCGACGACTTATCACCTCGCATCTTGGCCATTTCAGCCCTTGATGCAATTTTTTTATCGTTCGCTACAGGATCCGCTTTATTGAATTCGTGTTCATCCCAAACCGGAGCCATGAGCCGTTGTAGTTTTTCATACCTGGATTCGCCAACCACCGACGGGCTTGCCTCGAAACGGGACACCTCTCCCTGTTGTGTCGCTGCACCATTACCGTAGAGCTGTGCTGCGTTCGGTAACGATTCGAGATCAACCGCTGCATGGCAACAGAGCGCCGAGAAAAAAAGAGTGATCAAGAAAAAAATAAATAGTACCCATTTCCGCGGCATAGCCATGCCCTCCAGTGAAATTTCTTTGTCGCGTTGCATAAATAGAACGATAGTTGTTCGCTCTAGTCTTTCCCGTTTCCAGCTCGCAACAGCTTGGCATGCTCAGACACCCCGAAAAACAAAAATGCTTGTAGGATTATCTGAGCTGTATTGAATCGCCCATATGCTGAAGAGAAGGCCCCTTGGTCTGTAAAGCTGATGTTCGGTCCAAAACAGTTCCTTCAAATGCATCGATCACGATCACCTGCGCATCAACCAAGGATTTTTCGGCATAAACCCGGTAAGCAAGTTGAGCTTTTGTGCCGGTATTAAAAAAAACTAATTCAACTCGACAACCAGTCAAAATGCCACTATCAACCCCAAGTACATGCGCAACAATCTCTACAGCCTGTTTTGGGGTCAGCTCAGGCACGGTATCTATTTGGGCAGGAGTGGGCAGATAGTGCCCGTGTATTGCAGTGATTTGCCCATTTCTATCAAAATGCACGCTAAGCTCAGCTGGCTCAACTGGTACCCCAGCCCATTGCTGAGTAAAATGGACGTGATCCATTCCAAGAGTATCCTTCCAGGATCGTTTCACACTTAACTCTGTACGGGGGCACCGCAAGTGAAACAGCGTTCGATACGCGCATATGTAGGTCAAAGCCACCTCCACAGCATCCATTCCTGCAGCACGGCCCTCAATCTCTTGCAAATATTTCAGCTCAGTACCCAAGTCTTTCCCTTTAACCCAGACAATGGTCCCATTACGCGGATCATAGCGGACTTCTACCCCTTGAGGAAATGTCGACATTTGTGGTGTACCCGAATAGTTAGCATTGCACAGAGCAGTGCCAGCTTCTGCAGCCGGAGTTACTTGGCAAACAACCCAAAACAGTATCACTGACAGGCTTCGTATGATCATCTCAGCCCTTTTTGAATAAGGTGGCATCAAACCTCAATCTCGCAAAGCCCCCAAAGGGGTTCAGGAAATCTGCCGCTCGATCGCACACGATTATAAAGAGTTAACAATTGACCTTATAGAGCAGCACTCAAGCACAGTACAATCACCTAGGGAAATGGAGCCAAGGGACCGAAAATCTGTGATTAGGTGAACTAAATTTACAAAAAAATTATAAAAGATACTCCTGAAAAATGTTTTTTTGTTAATTTCCAGCAAAACACCTTATTGCAGAGCAACGAGACAACCGCCTCATATCCGAGCCAAACCGAACTCTGAACAGACCTCCCCCCTACTCCATGGGTGCTCGACCGCTCAAAATTAATGTCTCCCCCTCTCTTTTTACTAAAAAACTGACTAATTCTTTTTTACAGACCTTGCAGTAATAGGTAAATGAAAGTAACTGCTGAATTCCACCATCTCGCCCCACATAGGAAGCAATGATTATTGGTTTTTCATAGATTTCATGTGAGGTCACATCTCCACATTCATCAGAATTACAGTAGGTTCGAATTGATTTAACGGTAAATTCAATACCATTATTGTCAATCTGATCATTAAAAACCTCATTAAAAGGAGTACTTTTAACAAAATCAAAAACACCCTTTTTTACAAATTTTTCTACCGAAACTGGAATAACCTCCTTTGGCGCCCCCCTTTTCCACCTATGACATAGACGGATTTATTATTTTTGATAAGTTTAGAAGTAACTACTCACCCCTATTCTTCGGCATCAGGCAAAGTTCCTGCCAGTGCCAACTGGATAGCGACAAGAGGATTGATCAGGGCAAGCGCACCAAAATGTCCTAACAAAGCCTGTTTAGCGACTGGGTTAGGCTAACTTGGCGTTAAAAATTGAATGAAATCGAATTATTATTCAATTTTGTTCGCATATCCTATATAAACTACCCTTCAAAAATCACCAATTGGAGAAGGGGGATGAAATCAACAAAACCAGACATAGCTTCCCATTTCGAAAACTTGAAAGATCCGAGAGTCGAAGGGAAAAACCGACACCTGCTCATCGATATTATTACCATTGCCATCTGCGGGGTGGCATCTGGTGCATCTGGCTGGGAACAAATAGAAATTTTCGGACAAGCCAAACAAGAATGGCTCGCAACGTTTCTTGAACTCCCTAATGGTATCCCTGGACACGATACATTTCGACGAGTCATATCTTGTCTTAATACCAAAATTTTTCAAGAATGCTTTTTGAGTTGGGTGCACTCCGTGGTCGAGGTTACTGATGGCGAAATTATCCCTATCGACGGTAAGACCTTAAGGCGGTCGCACGACTCCAGGTCGGGGAAATCAGCCATTCATATGGTCAGTGCTTGGGCTGCGAACAATCGACTTGTCTTAGGGCAAGTCAAAACCGAAGAAAAATCAAACGAAATCACCGCAATTCCCGAACTTTTAAAACTGCTGGAAGTCAAAGGCTGCATCGTGACTATTGACGCCATGGGGTGTCAAAAGAAGATAGCCGAACAGATCGTCCAACAAGGTGGTGATTACGTATTAGGCTTAAAAGGCAATCAGGGCTCATTACTTCAAGCCGTTGAAACGATTTTCAGTCAAGCAGACGCAGAGACCTTTAACAGCGATAAATTTGATTTCTACCAAAGCGAGAGCAAGGGCCACGGTCGCCACGAAATCCGCTCACATTACACAACCGATGCCGCCGAGTTGCCAATGGCTGCACAGTGGAAGGGGCTCCGGACAATTGGTGTTGTCGTTGCAGAGCGGCAAGTAAAGAACAAAAAAACGACAGAATGCCGCTATTATATTTCGAGCCAAGAAAGCAAAGCTGAATTTTTTGCCAAAGCGGTTCGCTCCATTGGGACATAGAAAATTCTCTTCACTATGTACTTGATGTCACATTTCGAGAAGATGAATGCCGAATCCGAAAAGACGATGCCCCCGAAAATTTTGCCGTACTGCGACATATTGCACGCAATCTTCTTCAGCGAGAGCAAACCAAAATGAGTATCAAGCAAAAACAGTTTCGATGTGCCTGCGATAATAACTTCCTCGCCAAGGTACTTGCTGGCTAGGATTTTCGTGCGCTTGCCCTGGCTGTAGAACGAGCCATGGAGATGATTGATCTTGAGATGGCTTTTGACAAGCCTACTTGCTCATAAGACCTGTGGATATAAAATGATTTAAGCTGACTGAGTAACGTGTGATTGCTTTAAAGGCTTCTTGTTCAGTATCACCTGACCAGGAAGCCTTTTTGCGGCTTTCTTTATCCAGATGCTTCCTACAGCACCACAAAAAACAAAATTGCGCAGTAATGCAATACGCTGCCCGCCAACACAAAAAGATGCCAGATGGCATGATGAAAAGGAAGGCGGCGCCAGAGGTAAAAGACTATTCCACCGGTGTAAGCAAC
Coding sequences within it:
- a CDS encoding transposase; its protein translation is MQHYVTSAMNRLDLCGLKAFSLDETKSRKGHRYVTVFIDLDRSEKPVVFAVSGKGKHTLQAFKRHLTEHGGKAEQVVEVVSDMSGAFIAGVKAHFPNSDHTVDWFHVVQLFTKAVNEVRRTEAKETAMPKATRWGTLKNADGPLTEKQIDALAELMHMDMQTSKAWRIKEMLRWVRKAVTMRGAQWRLTNFINVALEMAGDNDLLRPVRTALNTVKKHRKAILARWVSGHNNARIEALNGIFQAAKCRARGYRNDDTFISIIYLLAAPIQNLIKST
- a CDS encoding M4 family metallopeptidase; the protein is MPRKWVLFIFFLITLFFSALCCHAAVDLESLPNAAQLYGNGAATQQGEVSRFEASPSVVGESRYEKLQRLMAPVWDEHEFNKADPVANDKKIASRAEMAKMRGDKSSIRPSTVVGVKGAITAQGLDVRYRSLAGTPRQIKIKEADTKAGKSSALQKAVSGMAPGKERDLKTSEAFLKEHAGILRLDNPREELEFKRYNVDGLGRRHVRFQQKYKGIPAWPAELNVHLNADGDVDLMNGAYVATPKRFVKNPTVTSEQAEKIARSAVPDGGVDTTNVQKELIIYAPGDRASRLAWKAKVSVDVAHDWVVVVDALNGKTLLSYNDVKSGAVSGSGQDLTGVTRSLNVWSENSKYYMIDTSKPMYKTSSNPPEMDQVDGGIFVLDMNHTELPSSGGSFNSSYVTSTNTASGWLADAVSLSYNLGKTYDYFKNRHGWDSIGGNGGNVVGFVRVGTNFNNAFWTTSYNAVFFGDAKPYAAALDIVAHELTHGVTSYTCNLTYADQSGALNEAFSDIFGEMVEEYATGSTDWINGTVFQEATSRNMQNPSAVKIIAGYQYNYPSKMSEYYSRGGELLQMLQNEDYGGVHINMTIITHAFYMLAAGLDGAIGTTKAAAIFHRAQTVHLVANSQFIDMRLAGIQAAEELYGVNSTEAVKVGEAFDAVEITDTDSGTAPGPEPTTPVSGDDSLMFTFLTYDWYYSDYYNYLGRYETATGEYRPLSYYPVKRARPSVSGDGTLGFFVDYWNDACMIDTAGFSEEQCLGYSNQIHAVAMSPGGELYGFVMLDAYGDPTNSIVVVDTRDGGSTREFTLAVPGSEGENVADVVYADTMDFTSDNRYLVYDAYNIIQLSDGTKIGTWSIYAIDLVTEQTIALIPPDLNYDIGYPAYSQTTNYRMAWDLYDPASGISTIVASNLITGESVAVGIVDGDYGVPGYNGDDTSIAYAPLDTWETGYTTTGYSVVSQPLAADALTPIGGTSKLMSDAEFGVVYRRGTFQTPAPDITVAPGSLSFGSVTLGATQSKSITVTNDGSADLRIGGMVLTGTDSSQFMLVGGCSGQTLPASGACAVHVLFTPTLAGVKNANLLIDSDDLDEATVSVVLTGTAVTPIGDRDGDGVPDGEDAFPDNKNEWLDTDHDGIGDNADTDDDGDGYSDAEELNAGTDPKDATDHPGSSSGAIHAALPAIELLLTD